Proteins from one Sarcophilus harrisii chromosome 2, mSarHar1.11, whole genome shotgun sequence genomic window:
- the LOC100922010 gene encoding olfactory receptor 4F3/4F16/4F29-like yields MDKENYSVVSEFVFLGLSNSWNIQLFLFVFSSVFYLASMLGNSLIVFTVTSESHLHSPMYFLLANLSFIDLGMSSVISPKMMSDLFRKHKVISFSGCITQMFFIHLIGGVEMLLLIAMAFDRYVAICKPLHYLIIMCPRMCILLLAAAWIIGLIHSVAQLAFVVHLPLCGPNELDSFYCDFPRFIKLACTDTYRLQFIVTANSGFMSLCVFFILIISYIFILVTVQKRSSGGVSKALSTLSAHITVVVLFFGPLIFVYTRPHTTSRLDNFLAVFDVVLTPSLNPIIYTLRNKEMKVAMKKMCSQFVSFKKIS; encoded by the coding sequence ATGGATAAAGAGAATTATTCTGTGGTGTCTGAATTTGTATTCCTGGGACTTTCCAATTCTTGGAATATTcaactttttctctttgtattctccTCTGTGTTCTACTTGGCAAGCATGCTGGGAAATTCCCTCATTGTGTTCACAGTGACCTCTGAGTCTCACTTGCACTCTCCCATGTATTTCCTGCTGGCCAATCTCTCCTTTATTGACTTGGGGATGTCCTCTGTCATTTCCCCTAAGATGATGAGCGATCTTTTCCGAAAGCACAAAGTTATCTCATTCTCTGGTTGCATCACTCAGATGTTCTTTATTCATCTGATTGGAGGTGTTGAGATGTTGTTACTCATAGCCATGGCCTTTGATAGATACGTAGCCATATGCAAGCCTCTCCACTACCTAATTATTATGTGTCCAAGAATGTGCATTTTGCTTTTGGCTGCTGCCTGGATCATTGGTCTCATTCATTCAGTGGCCCAACTGGCTTTTGTAGTCCACTTGCCTTTGTGTGGCCCTAATGAATTAGATAGTTTTTATTGTGACTTCCCTCGATTTATCAAACTCGCTTGCACAGACACATATAGATTACAGTTCATAGTCACTGCTAACAGTGGTTTCATGTCCCTGTGTGTGTTTTTCATCTTGATCATCTCCTATATCTTCATCCTAGTCACTGTTCAGAAGCGTTCATCAGGTGGTGTTTCTAAGGCCCTTTCCACTCTGTCAGCTCATATCACTGTTGTGGTTTTATTCTTTGGTCCACTGATCTTTGTTTATACAAGGCCACATACTACATCACGCCTTGATAACTTCCTTGCTGTCTTCGATGTAGTTCTTACTCCCTCCCTGAATCCAATCATCTATACCTTAAGGAACAAAGAGATGAAGGTAGCAATGAAGAAAATGTGCAGCCAGTTTGTGAGTTTCAAGAAAATCTCTTGA
- the LOC100922271 gene encoding olfactory receptor 4F3/4F16/4F29-like has translation MDRVNRTAVSEFVFLGLSNSWDIQLLLFVFSSVFYLASMLGNSLIMFTVSSDPHLHSPMYFLLANLSFIDLGISSAISPKMICDLFRKHKVISFSGCITQIFFIHLIGGVEMVLLIAMAFDRYVAICKPLHYLIIMCPRMCTLLLAAAWIIGFIHSGVQMAFIINLPFCGPNEVDSFYCDLPRFIQLACIDAYRLNLMVTVNSGFMSIGVFLILIISYIFILVIVQKHSSDGSSKALSTLSAHIIVVILFFVPCLSFYTWPFNPSQLDKYLAIFDAVLTPFLNPLIYTLRNKEMKLAMRRVCNQLVGFSNIS, from the coding sequence ATGGATAGAGTAAATCGCACTGCAGTGTCTGAGTTTGTGTTCCTGGGACTCTCCAATTCTTGGGATATTCAGCTTCTactctttgtattttcttctgtattctATTTGGCAAGCATGCTGGGAAACTCTCTCATTATGTTCACAGTGTCTTCTGATCCTCACTTACACTCTCCCATGTATTTCCTGCTTGCCAACCTCTCCTTCATTGACTTGGGGATTTCCTCTGCCATATCTCCTAAGATGATATGTGACCTTTTCAGAAAGCACAAAGTCATTTCATTCTCTGGCTGCATTACTCAGatattctttattcatttgattGGTGGTGTGGAGATGGTGCTGCTTATAGCTATGGCCTTTGATAGATATGTTGCTATATGTAAACCTCTCCATTATTTGATTATTATGTGTCCAAGAATGTGCACATTGCTTCTTGCTGCTGCCTGGATCATTGGTTTCATTCATTCAGGGGTCCAAATGGCTTTTATAATTAATCTGCCATTTTGTGGTCCCAATGAGGTGGACAGTTTTTATTGTGATCTCCCTCGGTTCATCCAACTTGCCTGTATTGATGCATATAGACTAAATCTCATGGTAACAGTCAATAGTGGCTTCATGTCCATAGGTGTCTTCctcattttaattatatcttaCATTTTCATCTTGGTCATTGTTCAAAAACATTCATCAGATGGTTCCTCTAAGGCTCTCTCCACTCTTTCAGCTCACATCATTGTGGtgattttgttctttgttccATGCTTATCTTTCTATACATGGCCATTCAACCCATCACAACTAGACAAATACCTTGCTATCTTTGATGCAGTTCTGACTCCCTTTCTAAATCCACTCATTTACACACTCAGAAACAAAGAGATGAAGTTGGCAATGAGGAGAGTGTGCAATCAGCTTGTGGGTTTCAGTAATATCTCTTAA
- the LOC100925058 gene encoding olfactory receptor 4F3/4F16/4F29-like, with the protein MDRMNYTSVSEFVFLGLTNSWDIQLLLLVFSSVLYLASMLGNSLIVFTVTSDPHLHSPMYFLLANLSFIDLGISSVTSPKMICDLFRKHKVISFSGCITQMFFIHLIGGVEMVLLVAMAFDRYVAICKPLHYLIIMCPRMCTLLLAAAWIIGFIHSVVQMAFVINLPFCGPNELDSFYCDFPRFIKLACTDTYRLQFIVTANSGFMSLCVFLILIISYIFILVTVQKHSSSGSSKALSTLSAHIIVVIFFFGPIIFFYAWPFNSSHLDKFLAIFDAILTPFLNPVIYTLRNKEMQLAMKRVCSQFVSFRKIS; encoded by the coding sequence ATGGACAGAATGAATTACACTTCAGTGTCTGAGTTTGTGTTCTTGGGACTTACCAATTCTTGGGACATTCAGCTTCTACTCCTTGTGTTCTCCTCTGTGTTATACTTAGCAAGCATGCTGGGAAATTCCCTCATTGTGTTTACAGTGACTTCTGACCCTCACTTGCACTCTCCCATGTATTTCCTGCTGGCCAACCTTTCCTTCATTGACCTGGGGATTTCCTCTGTCACTTCCCCAAAGATGATATGTGACCTTTTCAGAAAACACAAAGTCATTTCATTCTCTGGCTGTATCACCCagatgttttttattcatttgattgGTGGTGTTGAGATGGTGCTACTTGTAGCCATGGCTTTTGATAGATATGTTGCCATATGTAAACCTCTACATTATTTGATTATTATGTGTCCAAGAATGTGCACATTACTTCTGGCTGCTGCCTGGATCATTGGCTTCATTCACTCAGTGGTCCAAATGGCTTTTGTAATTAACTTGCCCTTCTGTGGCCCCAATGAATTAGATAGTTTTTATTGTGACTTCCCTCGATTTATCAAACTCGCTTGCACAGACACATATAGATTACAGTTCATAGTCACTGCTAACAGTGGTTTCATGTCCCTGTGTGTCTTTCTCATTTTGATCATATCCTACATTTTCATCCTAGTCACTGTTCAAAAACATTCATCAAGTGGTTCTTCTAAGGCTCTTTCCACTCTTTCAGCTCACATCATTgtggtaattttcttttttggtccaATTATCTTTTTCTATGCATGGCCATTTAATTCATCACATCTGGACAAATTTCTTGCTATCTTTGATGCAATTCTGACTCCCTTTCTGAATCCAGTCATCTACACACTAAGGAACAAGGAGATGCAATTGGCAATGAAAAGAGTGTGCAGTCAGTTTgtgagtttcagaaaaatctcttAA